A portion of the Desulfosarcina sp. BuS5 genome contains these proteins:
- a CDS encoding ATP-binding protein, translating to MNIQYLRSLVREFIAIPHETEWLEFKCNFADPQSIGEYLSALSNSAVISKKHFGYIVWGIEDASHIISGTAFKPCQAKKGNQELESWLAMLLSPRIDFKIYEFTYDEKPVVIFEIPCASHRPVSFKGIEYVRIGSYKKALKDFPEKERQLWNLFERIPFELQVAKQNATSDEVLKLLNYPAYFELTHQPLPDNREGILEKLSSEKMIIKKDGGVYDITNLGGIMFARDLNSFERIARKAIRVIVYKNNNRVETIREQAGIKGYGSGFEGAISFINNLLPENEFIDHALRKSVRMYPEIAIRELVANAVIHQDFTLRGTGPMVEIFSDRIEITNPGIPLIDTLRFIDEPPQSRNEALASFMRRINICEERGSGIDKVIFQVELFQLPAPEFTVTSNHTKAILYAHKEFAEMDKSDRNRACYQHACLRYVSNDFLTNSSLRERFSIAKKNYSMASRIIADTLEKNLIKRHDPKNLSKKQSKYVPFWA from the coding sequence ATGAATATACAATATCTAAGAAGTCTTGTCCGTGAATTTATCGCCATCCCACACGAAACGGAATGGTTGGAATTTAAATGTAATTTTGCAGATCCTCAATCTATTGGCGAATACTTATCTGCGTTGTCAAATTCAGCTGTAATCAGTAAGAAACATTTTGGATATATTGTCTGGGGCATAGAGGATGCATCGCATATTATATCCGGCACTGCATTTAAACCTTGTCAAGCTAAAAAAGGAAACCAGGAACTTGAAAGTTGGCTTGCAATGCTTCTTTCACCTCGAATTGATTTTAAAATTTATGAATTCACATATGATGAAAAACCGGTTGTGATCTTTGAAATTCCATGCGCGAGCCATCGTCCGGTAAGCTTTAAGGGGATTGAGTACGTCAGAATTGGAAGCTACAAAAAAGCATTAAAGGATTTTCCTGAAAAAGAAAGGCAACTATGGAATTTGTTTGAGCGCATCCCATTTGAATTGCAGGTGGCAAAACAAAATGCAACTTCAGATGAAGTCCTGAAGCTGCTGAATTATCCAGCCTATTTTGAACTGACCCATCAACCATTGCCAGACAATAGAGAAGGTATTTTAGAAAAATTATCGTCCGAAAAAATGATAATCAAAAAGGATGGTGGAGTATATGATATAACAAATCTTGGTGGGATAATGTTTGCCAGGGATTTGAATTCATTTGAGCGGATAGCTCGAAAAGCAATTCGTGTAATTGTGTACAAAAATAACAATCGTGTTGAAACAATCAGGGAACAAGCCGGGATTAAAGGTTATGGTTCGGGGTTTGAAGGTGCGATATCTTTTATAAACAACCTGTTGCCGGAAAATGAATTTATCGATCATGCACTGCGGAAAAGTGTTCGCATGTATCCTGAAATAGCGATTCGTGAACTGGTTGCCAATGCCGTTATTCACCAGGATTTCACTCTCAGGGGTACAGGTCCCATGGTCGAAATTTTTTCTGACCGAATAGAGATAACCAATCCGGGAATTCCTTTAATTGACACGTTGCGTTTTATTGATGAACCTCCTCAGTCAAGGAATGAAGCGTTAGCGTCATTCATGAGAAGAATTAATATTTGTGAAGAAAGAGGCAGCGGAATTGACAAGGTGATTTTTCAGGTGGAACTTTTTCAGCTTCCTGCTCCGGAATTTACCGTTACTTCTAATCATACAAAAGCCATTTTATATGCACATAAAGAATTCGCAGAAATGGATAAATCTGACCGTAATAGGGCGTGCTACCAACATGCCTGTTTACGATACGTTTCAAATGACTTTCTGACGAATTCATCCTTGCGGGAACGCTTTTCGATAGCAAAAAAAAATTATTCAATGGCCTCGAGAATCATTGCAGATACACTTGAGAAAAATTTAATTAAACGGCATGATCCTAAAAATCTGTCAAAAAAACAGTCTAAATACGTTCCCTTTTGGGCATAA